One Nocardia huaxiensis genomic window, CATCCTGCTGCCCGACCCCGCCCGCACCGCCGAACTGCGCCGCCGCGTCCTGGCCCTGCTCATAGACGGCCTCGCGACCACCGGGGAGCTGCCGGGCCCTCCTCCGGCCCCGGACGAATTCGCCTACCGATGGCAACCGCGCGGATAATCCACGATGAGTTTCACGGCATCGGACCGTCCCTGTTCGTGAGGTATCTGCCTATCCGGAAGGAACCGCTGTGAACTGGACTCTCGAAGTGGTCATCGTCCCCGTCACCGATATCGACCGCGCCAAGGACTTCTACAGCCGGCAACTGGGATTCAACGTCGACCACGACACACGGATCGGCGACGACATCCGCATCGTGCAGCTGACCCCGCCGGGCTCCGGCTGCTCGATCGTGATCGGCAAGGGCGCGGTCCCGCACATGGAACCGGGCTCGATCAAGGGCCTGCAACTCGTGGTGCCCGACATCAACCAGGCCCACAAGGAGCTGGTCGAGCGCGGCGTGAACGTCACCGACGTACAGGTACTCGGCGAAAACCCGTCACCCACACCCGACCCCCTCGACAATGTCGGCTTCGTCTTCTTCGACGACCCCGACGGCAACAGCTGGGGGGTGCAGCAGATTTCCTCCCGCGCGACAACTCGCTAGCTTCGTACGTACATTGCCCGTACATCGGACGCTACAACGAACTCCCTGTGAGGTCACGCGATGAGCACCAAGAACGAGCGATTCGAAATCAGGCTTGCCCGGATGTAACCCTGCATGGTCAGGGTCTCGGCGCCGAACTGCTCGTCGACGCGACCGCGAAGATGATGGGCGCGGCGCAAGCCCGGTCGCCTGGTTATGAA contains:
- a CDS encoding VOC family protein, producing MNWTLEVVIVPVTDIDRAKDFYSRQLGFNVDHDTRIGDDIRIVQLTPPGSGCSIVIGKGAVPHMEPGSIKGLQLVVPDINQAHKELVERGVNVTDVQVLGENPSPTPDPLDNVGFVFFDDPDGNSWGVQQISSRATTR